Sequence from the Clupea harengus chromosome 20, Ch_v2.0.2, whole genome shotgun sequence genome:
CATTAATACTATTCCTGCTTTTCACAATGGAAAGATGAGAAGGCGATAGAGGGAAAAGTGGGAGTAAGAGGAGAAACTGTGaatgactgtggaggagaggaggagaatggcTGTGTGTTGCGTAGTGTGGATGCATGTGAATGGGGAGGATGTTTTAGGTGAAGGATTGTTTTTCTCCTTACTCGGAGATaaaagtgagagagcgagctcGCGGTTTCTTCTTAAAAGCATTTCTCTGAGCTGATCTCATGTCTGGTCATCACAAATCTAAACAAATATTATCAGCAGCGTTCCTTTCCTAAACAAGATCCAAGTTTTCAATTCTAAAATGGAAATTGTACCAAGTCAGTCATATCATTAAGTTAACACTGGTAAGTAATCATAGTGTATTTGGGTAAATCATGTTTTTACAAGAGATATTCAAAACACACTTGGCCTGTTAAAAAGCATATTTTTTTCTATGCAGGTGTAGATTTCTCTATTATTCTTGGAATGGAGAAACACCAAGCATCATGATGACCACAAGAATTATGGTTCTTGTGCCAGATTTAATGGTAACATTGGAGGAGAGATGTCCTCCTCAAACAGATGCTCTTATTGATAGAATATTCTAGAGGAGGAGCTGCTTCACAGCTTTGTCACAGTAAGACTTAATATTCATGACGTTATGAATATTACAGAACTGatacatgatatatatatataatttatatatacatataaaacagaaatgtataagcctatatggaagtatacatatacattattATGGTGTAAGTGCCAGTGCACCTCAACACAGTATCATTGCAGTCTCTATTGGGAATACTAAACACTGCTGAATTCTAGGCCACGTTATCATGTGAGGGGAGAATGTAAGCGCAGAGCACAGATGTCTCAGGCAGATAAAACCATCTCTAAACGAAGACTAATACACTAAAATATTGACATAAAGAAGAACGTAAGCAATGTCCTCTAATTGGATTTTGGAAGAGCTTTCCAGTGTGCAGTCTATTTACATACAAGAGGGTAACCATTTCCTtctatttgtatttttgttgaaACTATTAAACAACATTTTAATCAACCAgattgaattgtgtgtgtactgaatggAATCAAACCATAACAGTTACTAAATAAAAAGTTCATCATCAAGTTCCTGCTTCTGATGTGATCGAAAACCGAACATTCCAAAAGCATATCAAGCTCACTTAAAACCAAAGCACTCCCCTGCCACTCTTGCGCCTTGGTAGCCAATAAAGTATGACCAGAAATTTGTCCGCGCTAGCATTTGGTTTTTTAAATCTGCACAAATCTACACATGGTTCCAATATGGCAGCTAAACGGTCTCGCTAACTTCAAAACATAGGAATGTTTCGGACAGAAATTACAGTTGTTCTGAGTCCATACCACCATGCTTACATGTCCATAGAGAAGTCAGTAACAACCATAAGAAAAGCTCTGCATTCAAGACCACATACATGCGATCtaattgtattcattttgtGCAATGCTAGTGATGTTTTGCTTGCACTATAACCCTTTGCATGAGTATTTTGGACCTTCTTCTATCCTCAAACAGCATGTAACGATTGCCCTCGCCCTTGCCATTGTTGATTGAGACAGCCATACGTTTGACTCTGAATGCTAGACTTTTAAGATAAACTAGCACATGTGTTTTCATGCTATCGAGGTTTATGTTTCATGCAAGATGGTCCTGCCTTGATGGCTGCCCCTGGAACATTCCTACTGACTGATGAAAAGTTGCAGATGTGCTGCGAGGCGGAGGTATCTCCTCTGATTGCGGCATGACAGTTTACAGTGTAATTAGCGCTAATGCCTAATGAAGGAAATggagcacacagtgtgtgatcATTGGCTTCCAAAAGACCAGAGCAGATTAGTTTGGTAAACATTCCTCACGGACACttctaaatactgtatgtgtaagggAAGGAATGAGTGAATGTGGACGGAAACGGGTGGCTATGCATCAACTATGGCAGAGAAGAACTGAAACAACTAGAGGTGCATTTCGGTAAGAAAATGCGAAAGTGATTGCTCTGCAGCAGCAGTCTGCCATTGCATACAGTAACCTATGCAATTACATGGATTGCTAACACGTCACCATACAAAGGAAAGGTTTGACTTTCCAACCAGCTGTTGGATGAGCAATGAATATCATCTAACGAGGAGTCCTTGTGCTCTTGAAAGTTCACAATTTGACCTCTACTCAAGAGTATgcgaagtgtgattgctcagcaGTAGTATTACATTATACTTTCCACACTTTCCTGTATACCTTCCCCATTCAAGACCATTGATCCTCAGCAAACCACTAAAGACGTATACCTTCTCCATTCAAGACCATTGATCATCAGCAAACCACTAGAGACGTATACCTTCCCCATTCAAGACCATTGATTTGTATCACCTTTCCCACGGTCGACATTTCtgtattgtaaatgttttattctaatattttgagatactggATTTTTGATTTCCATGAGCTGTAAGCCGTAATCATccagattaaaacaaaaaaggcttGAAACATGCCACTTTATGTGTAATGATTCTAGAAAATCACTTTCACTGTCCTTTTTGAAttaaatgacagaaaaaaattacttttccaCGACATTCAACGTTcttgagatgcacctgtataCACATGTTTCTGTCTATCACTTAATATCTAAATTAGATCTTAGTTTACAAACAGTAGAAATGCCAGAGGCGGTGATTTGACCAGACAACAACCTACAACTGCAACAGTAAAAATCCACTGTTAATGTCTGAGCTCTCTTTTCTGTCGGCTCCCCATATAAGCATTTCTCATCGTTACTATGATAAACACAGGCCACTGCGCGGCGGACACATAAACCAGATAACTGAGTATCTGGCACTTACACTGCACCGTATGTAATGTAAGTGTAAAATACTCGGAAAAGTTACTaagtttagttttgtgtttaaaaGTCAAATGTAAGCGTCTCCAGACCCATGGGGTGAGGTGAACTTGAAAGTGTGACTCAAAGAATTAATATGCTGGACATTATGGACCTTGCATAATTTCTCATGAACCCATTCTGACTCTGTACTTGGTGGCATTGCTCAAGGGTAGCCAATATTTCCCTGTCGGCATTGTCTGTTTCAGTTCCACTCCCACTGCCCGCCCCCTTAGGTCTCAACACAGATAATCACTGTTACTCCGAGGAGCAAAGGGAATTTCTATCATGCCATTGCTCCATGGCGTAGCGCATTGTTTATTGTTGCCCTTTCAAACGGAGGCCTCCTGATGGGGTTTTAAAAGATCTGATTTGCCCCTTGAGATTACCACAAGGCTGTAAAACAGATGAGTTGGAACATTAAATGAGACGCGGATGATAAGCTATTGCTCCTGGCTGGCTGCTCGTTGACTCAGAGCTGATCTTTAGATGACTTAGCCTGCGTCTTAGCACTTAGCCCTTgatagagagaaaacaaacaccatATGATAAGTATGTACAATACCTAGCATGCTTCACATCATTATTGTTTACACGAGTAGTCATTGCAAAACACAGAGATCAAATGACCTTTTCAGTTCATCCAAATATGTGATTATTATGAAAGATGTGAGAGAAACACTGAAATACGACTCTTGGAAGGGATGGGAGAACAAACACTCCACTGTCTCCTGAGAGCTTATTTGTCTAAAGTTGTATTCATAGCACTGTTGAGAAACATGTTTTTGGACTCTGAGGTTAACTGTCTGTCCGTCATATCTAAGAATGACAGATGTCCTGTTGTTGGCTTTAGTTCTTTTTCTGGCCTGGGGGGTGCAAGGGGTAGGGGGCAGGTGGCTGTGGGTATATGTGGTCACGCCCCCATGGGGAGTCTCAGGCTACTTTCGTCACCCAGCTGGAAGCGTCCTGGAACTTGCCACTTTTCCAGGGGTACAGCGCCATCCCCAGCAGAATCCAGGGTGAAGGCTGAGTACTTCCTCATGTATATTTCTGCAGCAACCCACTGGGGTTGATGGGAAGTATATTTACACAGAGTTCAGCAGGGCGAGAgtatgagtgagaaagaggaagaggaggaggagaatgagaggaggagagatgaaggacAGTGTGGGAACAAGTTTCAgttttttctttgtcattttttttttatcagtacCAGTTAGTCTGGATGTTATTCCCAAGGTTGACAGCATGTCTTGCTGTGAGGTGGTGTGGGAAAGGAAACTGCTTTTTTACCAGATGAATCAGCAATCTGGACTTAATCAAACTTAACAAGGCCTGTTGTATTTATCCCAAGTGAATGCTGTGGAGATGAGGGCCAAATCCTACTTCTCCAGTTTTTCAGGATGTGGTTGAAATGAAACTGTCCGTGTCAGCAATATGAGTATCGTGTGAAAAACTGATATCAAATGAAGTGTTAAGTTCATGGTACCAGTGACAAGCAGGGCTGGGCATTATATTGAAGAGGTATTTTAAAACTTGCCAATACTAAAGAAATGGTCATGGATCTATTGCCGCTGTGGTAGACTTAAGAAATGGGCTTGCTATGTATTTTAGGCAGAATGGCCAAGCCCCAGTGAGGACTATATGTATAGttaggaatatatatatatatatatattatgtataaaATCACTGTTCAAGGAACAGCCCTATAGTTTTGTTTAGAGCTGTCCTGTGGACACCTATACAGTCtgattgtctttgtgtgttaatTTTCAAATAAATCAGCTTTGTTTTGTGGTTGTCTCTCCCTTATcccccaccaccctctcccctctcagatGCAAACCTGCAGTACCGTCCGGTGGTCAGCCGCCAGTACTACACGTTACCGGGCAACGGCCAGGAGCGACGCACATCGGCGCCGCCAGCCTCGCTGGCCCCGGAGCCCCCTCGCTTCCACCCGCAGGCCAAGGGCAAGAACATCCGGCTGGACGCGCAGCTGCGGCGCGCCACGCGCAAGAACAGCTTCTGCAACGGCATCACCTTCAGCCAGCGGCCCGTGCGCCTCTACGAGAAGGTGCGCCTGCGGCTGTCCGGCGTGCACAGCGGCTGGAGCGGCGCGCTGCGCTTCGGCTTCACCTGCCTCGACCCCGGCGAACTCTCCTCCTCCGACATCCCCAAGTACGCCTGCCCTGACCTGGTGACGCGGCCCGGATACTGGGCGAAGGCCCTGCCCGAGCGTCTGGCCCTGAGGGACAATGTCCTGGCCTTCTGGGCCGACCGGCATGGCAGGGTATTCTACAGCATCAACGAGGGCGAGCCCATCCTGTTCCACTGCGGGCTAAGCATCGGTTGCCCCCTGTGGGCGATTATCGATATCTATGGTATTACGCAGGAGGTCACGCTGCTGGGTGAGTAAAGCACGCCAAGGGCCTGTATTTCACACTGTGCCACTGCTCTATGGTTTCATCCCTGTAAATCAGTTCCAAAACACAGCCACCTATTCATGTGTGTTGCGTTATGCATAATGATTCATTTCTGTCTTCTTTTTAAGTCACTTACacttagtatgaactatatgaAACATAAACTATATTTAAACTATATTATAGTACTAAATTACAGTATACTAAATTATAGCGTGAAATGCAAGAACCCATCTGCCATAAATATATAATAGAGGCATTATCACCCACAAATGTCTTACCCTCCATAACAACAAGTTATGATGAATGCCCAGAATGTTGTCAGAATTTCTGTTGCACTCTTGGAACCGTTGGAGGGCAAAACTACTCTCTATAAAAAGCCTGTGCTTCCTAAACCTTTCCACACAAAGAAGCCTTTATTGGCTAAAAGGGCTCTTCACTGCTCAAATGGATTTGAAACTGAGAACTAAAGAATGCTTGAATAGAGGGCTCTAAATGGCACTCTATTTTTCTAAGAGTATACTTTGTAATACTTCGTGCCTGTTATATAGCAGTGCTTGTTTTTTAACCTGAAGATACTGTCATTAGTAATGTAATGAATGGTTAGTAGATGAAATAGGCTCAGGTGGCAAAGCAATATGAAGAGCTCATAATCTCAGAGGAAAGCTAAAAAAAGAGTCGCTAGAGGCCTTTTACAGTGTGATGTTAGCCATTTTGTAACTCCAAAGCCAAATGGATGCACCCACTCCCTTTAGGGTCCTGCCCAGTGTCCCTCCTCTGCATGTTTGTTACCTTGACGAGGACACATGACTGACAGGTAGATCATTGCCTTGATGGCGTGGGTGTCTCCTGATCAGGTCAGGTCATCTTCTAGGGTTGAGCTACAGTCAGAGACTGATTTCATTGGACTGGATAGATAGTGATCAGAGTTTTAGGAGGATTTCATCCATAGTCTTTTTTTTAACGGTACTCCACATGGATGGGAAAAGTATTTGTACTCCATTGTATGACATTGAGTGGAACTGAGCTGAATTGATTCGAACTGAAACAGGTTGAGCTGACCATAGGTGCTTGAAAGATTTTCGAAACGAAGTGTAGCTCCTCGCTTCCTCTCAGTGAGTGGCGAGTGCTGGATTCCTGCTCCACACGTGCTCTACATTCCCTGCCAGGCCCTGGTTGTGATGGCCAAATGAGATCTGCTACGGAAAGGAACGCGTGGGCCTGAAGACTGCTCCTGCGAGTCCTGTGTGACCCGCTGTTGGTGCCTGAAATATCGCCTGGGTGTGTGACGCCTACCCCCTCTGGGCAGCTAAAAGCGGCCGTtgaggaggaggggagcggTGTATTTAGGTCGCGGCGATAAAAGCATTGTGCGCCACGTGATTTAGTGCAGGTGGTGGGGGAACGTAAACAGCCACCTCGCGCGGCCGCCGTGATGTGTCCCAGAGGACGAGGGGGGGATGGCAGGCGCCAtcggggagaaagagagagtgtgtcatttCCCAGATGTGCTCCATCCCTGGCCCGCTCCCTCCAGGGCCTCCGTGAGGGCATAGGAGGGGCGGCAGGAGAGGCGCCGGAGCCTgctgaggaggagtgtgtgtgtgtgagatatgtcagtgtgtgtgtgtgtgtgtgtgtgcgtatgtgtgtgtgtatgtgtgtgtgggaggcaggGGGTGAGTatgtcacactgtgtgtgtgcgtgtgtgcgtgtgtatgtgtgtgtgagtatgtcagtgtgtgtgcgtgtgtgcaagagagGTGCTGTATCCTGCTGATGGGTGGTAGAGAGGCACAATGGACGCTATCTGCGATTCCCCAGTGCTCTGTATCTGCTCGGCTACTAAATCACCGactcggggtgtgtgtgagagtgccactgtgtatatgcatgtatgtgactgtgtgtgtatgtatatatatatgagtgtgtcactttgtaagtttgtgtgtgtgtgtgtgtctgtgtgtgtgtgtgtgtgtgtgttactgtgactgtgtgtgtctgttactgtgactgtgtgtgtctgtgttactgtgactgtgtgtctgtgtggtgtgtgggcggcaacgtgtttatgtgtgtatgagtgtatgtgagggGAGATCAGAGCCATACTGGCAGTTCAGATAATGACAACCTGAAGATGAGTCAGtgacctctctatctctctttctctctgtctctctctctcgctccctttatctgtctccctcactccaattctctccctctgtctttctccgaGTCACCGCAGCTTGTGTTTATCTTCTGACTGACAGGAGCattgaccatatttggtaataaCTGCCATAACCCTCCCCGCCTTGAGCTCCCAGATGAAGCCAAAGTTCTCCAGTATCCCAGGGGGCCACGCTGCAGCAAGCGCCCCTAAGGTGGCCTCTGTCTGGGCctgaggcagcagcagtggcgtTAAGCTGCTTCAGTTTTATCGAGGCCTGGCAGTGTTTGAGCGCTGTATGCATAAACACTGAGCCAGTAATTTAGTGTGTTTGCCATGCAGGACGCAGAGGAGTTGTCGAAAAGAggataacaaaaacaaaatataatGTTCCGTTCGGCAACCGGACGCTGATGAATGGGGGCTCTTAAGAAGTTCGGCAAGGGAAGTGACATCTGCGTCAGCAGAgattagccaatcagaggacGTGCGTGATTAGTGGGTACTGAACTGAGGGTCGGCCACAGTGTGACACATTAGCTGTGGTGGTAACCATGTAACCATGTGTAACCATGGTGCCTCATCTCATTCCGCTTGCCTAATTGGATTTGGCAAGTGTCACCATGAGACAAGATGACAAATTGCCTGTATATGCAAGCAAATGTGAAGAAAGGGTCTGTGTCAGCTGCGCAATTTCAATTTAGTTTCCATGTTATGGTTCAGTGTCTCTTTTTTACATCTTTGAATGTTAAACCTTGGTGTCTTAAGTTACACAGCCACAGAACCTCAGTCCCTGTTAAGACAGGTTGCCATTTTGAAGAAATTACACGTTCTGACATTTCACAGGATTATTTCGGAAGCATTTCTCATTATCTAAAGTTCATGAgattcttctgctctctctttctcactataCATCTATCTACCTAcagcatctatctatctcaatTCATTTCAACCTCCTTCACTGGCATGGCAATTAATGCAGtggtattgccaaagcattaagcaacttctctctctctctctctccctccccccccccccccccccctctctctctctctttctcctgttctGTTTCTCCAGAGAGTACGTTTGCCGAGAGTGTTGGTGCCAGCTGTCTGAGCGCGGTGCGTCTGAGCGCCTACCTGCCGCAGAGCAGCCACGACTCGGCCAACTACAGCAACAACCAGCTGGAGAGCAGCCAGGCGGCAGCTGCCAAGATGGCCACCCTGCAGCTGGGCCCCTACAATCAGCTCATCCCCTGCTGTTCTTCAtcgccctcttcctcctccgccCTCAACAACCctacctcttcctctgccaACCCCTCTGCCGCTGTGTCCACCACCCCTCCGCCTCTGACCCTCTCCTCAGCCGGGCCGAGGCTGATGGCGCCGCCGTCCTCCCCTCGCGGCCGCACCTCCCCGTTGGACTCGGACCTCCACTTCCACCCGGTGCGCGGTTCGGACGTGGTGCTGTCGGCCGACCGCACGGCCGCCTGCGTGCACTTCCTGGACGGCAGCCGCACGCTGGTGTTCAGCGACCGGCCGCTGCGGCCCGGCGAGACGCTCTACGTGGAGGTGGGCCACCTGGGTCTGCCCTACCTGGGCACGCTGCTCTTCGGCATGACCTCCTGCGACCCCGCCGGCCTGCAGGCTTGCGACCTGCCCTCCGACCCCAACCTGCTGCTGGACCGAAAGGAGTACTGGGTGGTGTACCGCGGCTTCCCCATGCCCTGCTCCGGAGACGTGCTCAGCTTCTGCCTGCTGCCCAACGGGGAGGTGCACCACGGGGTGAACGGAGGCGCCCGCggcaggctgctgtgtgtggacTCCTCCCAGCCGCTCTGGGCCTTCTTCACCCTCCACGGGGCCGTCAACCGTCTCAGGATCCTGGGTGAGTAAAGGGTGGGtctgaggggggcggggggtgggttAGAGGTTTTCACGCAGCAATCAACCGACTCAAAGCCCTGGTGTAGTCCAAATCATCTGCATTCATGCAACGTGGACATGGACGTGCACGTCTCCAAAGTATGCTGCTGTGTAAGCTTTCCGCTGTTGCAGACGCCTCTCAGCACACAAGCTCGATCAATCAGACATACGGCCTAAAAATCAGATGATCGCTTGACATAAAGTCAATCTACACCAAAGACTGGTGTTgctttttgtatttaaaaagcCTATAGTTTTCTCTGCTGTTCCTCTACCTCAATAGCCACCTAGCTTAAATTCTATTGCTGTCCATTCCACAGACACGgttacacacactgtactgtactaGGCCTCAGGACCCTGAGGGAGGAAAGTTGAAAGTGTCAGGTGGTTGCCGGGGACGTCAAGGACAAGACTAAACAGAGGGTCTGTTCTATGTCGTGGGTCCATGTTTGCCAGGGCTTCTTACGACTACAGTAGTTCCTCCCGTGTCTGAAGTAAGCATGCAAAGACAGACTCTGCCAATCCATGATAATTAGAGCACAAGGGTCAAGGTCGCTTTTGTTGTGTAGcgagaaaagaaaatgtcttgAATTGGAGGAAATAAAGGACAAACATGTCAGAGTAAAACACCCCTGAGGAACAACGCCTCCACAGATCCAACCCCTCCACTACTGTGTAGTCACTCCAACTGGCCCTTGTGCCAGATGTTCTTATTATCTCCGCCAAGGAGCTTAGGCTTTCACTTTGGGTTGACTGTCAGCAGGATTAGGCAAACACTAACAGGCTGATTTTCgtgaaacttggtggaggagaggtggagcaTGGGCCAAGAAAGAACCCTTTACATTTTGGAGTGGATCCAGATCAAGGACTGGATCCAAGATTAGTTCTTTCACTTTCTGTAACATTGCAAGATTGGCTATTTGGCTTTGTGTCTCCACTCTCAGAGTGCTCTTCtagttgctgctgttgctgtgtgttaatCAGGCATTCAAATACATGATCTGCCAGTTAACAATGATTGTAGAACGAGGTTGAGATCGTGGTCATAGTCACTCTTACTGTTTTAGAAAATGTTGTGAATTAGAGCAATTACCATATAAAGGACGACTAAGCATCAAAACAACAcagctaataaacacacacacacacacacacacacataaaaacagctTTCAGTTGAGTAGTTATATTGAACACATGAAGGACAAGGTATGCTTCAATAAAACACAGCTAataagcacaccacacacatgcacacacatatacagagagagagagagagagagagagagagagagagctattcCACCCCAAATGCCCAATGTTTGCTTTCTTAATTATATATCCTAATATTACTGCTGGTGACATGGTATCCATGCAACAGTATCTATTCCTCCCTGtaaaacaaagcagaaatgGCCACCATGTGGATTGCTGAACTTGCGGCGAAGAACGTCAGGCATTTTAAGCTCTTTGC
This genomic interval carries:
- the neurl1b gene encoding E3 ubiquitin-protein ligase NEURL1B, producing the protein MGNTTPKPLDANLQYRPVVSRQYYTLPGNGQERRTSAPPASLAPEPPRFHPQAKGKNIRLDAQLRRATRKNSFCNGITFSQRPVRLYEKVRLRLSGVHSGWSGALRFGFTCLDPGELSSSDIPKYACPDLVTRPGYWAKALPERLALRDNVLAFWADRHGRVFYSINEGEPILFHCGLSIGCPLWAIIDIYGITQEVTLLESTFAESVGASCLSAVRLSAYLPQSSHDSANYSNNQLESSQAAAAKMATLQLGPYNQLIPCCSSSPSSSSALNNPTSSSANPSAAVSTTPPPLTLSSAGPRLMAPPSSPRGRTSPLDSDLHFHPVRGSDVVLSADRTAACVHFLDGSRTLVFSDRPLRPGETLYVEVGHLGLPYLGTLLFGMTSCDPAGLQACDLPSDPNLLLDRKEYWVVYRGFPMPCSGDVLSFCLLPNGEVHHGVNGGARGRLLCVDSSQPLWAFFTLHGAVNRLRILGTLQASPPLSSPSISQSSSPDDSDSDLAFSVNRSSSASESSLVTAPSSPLSPPVSPTLPSPESVIKTGECTVCFDQEVDTVIYTCGHMCLCHECGLKLKKQINACCPICRRPIKDVIKTYRP